In Lentibacillus amyloliquefaciens, one DNA window encodes the following:
- the dnaA gene encoding chromosomal replication initiator protein DnaA, translating to MENIQDLWDMTLEKIEEKISKPSFDTWLKNTKADSLKEDTLTVMAPNEFARDWLEGRYTSLINDILLEITGANLSTKFIIPDSQEPENTAIQTQKKVPAGNNNGTSDQTKTMLNSKYTFDTFVIGSGNRFAHAASLAVAEAPAKAYNPLFIYGGVGLGKTHLMHAIGHYVRDHSPEANVVYLSSEKFTNEFINAIMDNKATQFRNKYRNIDILLIDDIQFIAGKESTQEEFFHTFNALHEDNKQIIISSDRPPKEIPTLEDRLRSRFEWGLITDITPPDLETRIAILSKKAKAEGLDIPNEVMLYIANQIDTNIRELEGALIRVVAYSSLVNQDIDASLAADALKDIIPNNKPRTITIHGIQQAVGEKYKVKLEDFAAKKRTKSIAFPRQIAMYLSRELTDFSLPKIGEEFGGRDHTTVIHAHEKIVKQMESDTLLHREIEELKEQLKSI from the coding sequence TTGGAAAACATTCAAGATTTATGGGATATGACGTTGGAAAAGATTGAAGAAAAAATTTCAAAACCTAGCTTTGATACCTGGCTGAAAAATACGAAAGCCGATTCATTGAAAGAAGATACATTGACCGTCATGGCACCAAATGAATTTGCCCGTGACTGGCTGGAAGGAAGATACACAAGCTTAATTAATGATATTTTACTTGAAATAACCGGAGCCAATCTCTCTACTAAATTTATTATCCCTGATTCCCAAGAACCGGAAAATACCGCCATTCAAACACAGAAAAAAGTGCCTGCCGGAAACAATAACGGTACAAGCGATCAAACCAAAACCATGCTGAATTCCAAATATACGTTTGACACATTTGTTATCGGATCCGGCAACCGTTTTGCCCATGCTGCATCACTGGCAGTCGCGGAAGCTCCCGCAAAAGCCTATAATCCGCTGTTTATTTATGGTGGTGTCGGTCTTGGCAAAACACACTTGATGCATGCAATTGGCCACTACGTCCGGGATCATAGTCCTGAAGCAAATGTGGTCTATCTCTCATCGGAAAAGTTTACGAATGAATTCATTAACGCCATCATGGATAACAAAGCAACGCAATTCAGAAATAAATACCGTAATATCGATATTCTATTAATTGATGATATTCAATTTATAGCGGGAAAAGAATCGACACAGGAAGAATTTTTCCATACCTTTAATGCGCTGCACGAAGATAATAAACAAATTATTATCTCAAGTGACCGGCCGCCAAAGGAGATACCGACACTTGAAGATCGTCTGCGGTCCAGATTCGAATGGGGACTTATTACAGATATCACCCCACCTGATTTGGAAACACGTATCGCCATTCTATCCAAAAAAGCCAAAGCAGAAGGGCTCGACATTCCAAATGAAGTGATGCTGTATATCGCAAATCAAATCGATACCAACATTCGTGAACTTGAAGGCGCGTTAATCCGTGTCGTCGCTTATTCTTCTCTTGTCAATCAGGATATAGATGCATCACTTGCAGCGGATGCGCTAAAGGATATCATCCCGAACAATAAGCCGCGAACCATTACGATTCACGGCATTCAACAAGCTGTTGGAGAAAAATATAAAGTGAAACTGGAAGACTTTGCAGCTAAAAAACGGACAAAATCAATTGCTTTCCCTAGACAAATCGCCATGTACCTGTCACGGGAACTAACTGATTTTTCCCTGCCTAAGATTGGTGAAGAATTTGGCGGAAGGGATCACACAACAGTGATTCACGCACACGAGAAGATTGTAAAGCAGATGGAAAGTGATACACTCCTGCACCGGGAAATTGAAGAATTAAAAGAGCAGCTGAAATCTATTTAG